The following are encoded in a window of Anas platyrhynchos isolate ZD024472 breed Pekin duck chromosome 30, IASCAAS_PekinDuck_T2T, whole genome shotgun sequence genomic DNA:
- the LOC139999787 gene encoding olfactory receptor 14C36-like yields MSNSSSITEFLLLAFADTRELQLLHFALFLGIYLAALLGNGLILTAVACDHRLHTPMYFFLLNLALLDLGCISTTVPKAMANSLHDTRAISYAGCAAQVFLFSFLISAEYFILTIMSYDRYVAICKPLHYGTLLGSRACAQMAAAAWGSGVLYALLLTANTFSLPLCRGNAVDQFFCEIPQILKISCSRSYLRSFWVLVIGVWLTSVCFVFILFSYVQIFRAVLRMPSDQGRHKAFSTCLPHLFVVSLFISTALFAYLKPPSISSPSLNLVVTALYSVMPPTLNPLIYSMRNRELKWAIRKVISRMFLNRDKFPLFFQN; encoded by the coding sequence atgtccaacagcagctccatcaccgagttcctcctcctggcatttgcagacacaagggagctgcagctcctgcacttcgcgctcttcctgggcatctacctggctgccctcctgggcaacggcctcatccttaCCGCCGTAGCTTGCGACCACCGCCTTCACACTCCaatgtatttcttcctcctcaacctcgccctcctcgacctgggctgcatctccaccactgtccccaaagccatggccaattcccttcATGATACTagggccatctcctatgcaggatgtgctgcacaggtctttcttttttcctttctgatatcagcagagtattttattctcaccatcatgtccTACGatcgctatgttgccatctgcaagcccctgcactacgggaccctcctgggcagcagagcttgtgcccagatggcagcagctgcctggggcagtggggttctctatgctctgctgctcactgccaatacattttcactgccatTGTGcagaggcaatgctgtggaccagttcttctgtgagatcccccagatcctgaAGATCTCCTGCTCACGCTCCTACCTGAGGAGTTTTTGGGTGCTTGTGATTGGTGTCTGGTTAACGTCcgtgtgctttgttttcattcttttttcttatgtgcagatcttcagggctgtgctgcggATGCCTTCAGACCAGGGgcgacacaaagccttttccacatgcctccctcacctgtttgTGGTTTCCCTGTTTATCAGCACTGCCCTTTTTGcttacctgaagcccccctccatctcctctccatccctaaACCTGGTGGTGACAGCTCTGTACTCAGTGATGCCTCCAACattgaaccccctcatctacagcatgagaaacaggGAGCTCAAGTGGGCTATTAGGAAAGTGATTTCACGAATGTTTCTAAATAGAGacaaatttcccctctttttccagAATTGA